Part of the Synechococcus sp. HK01-R genome is shown below.
CGCTGCGGTGGCCGATGGGATGTCGCCCCAGTGCTTTGAGAACCGTTTCAGGCACCGGCGTGGGGCCCGGGATCATCAGGGTGAGCTTGTCCTGCACGGTCTCGGATCGGGAATCGGTCATTGTAAAAAACGATCTTCACAGGGCTTGTCCCATTCCTCACTGGACGGCTGGTTGTGACTGCCATGGCTGAGACCTTTCCTCGGGATCAGTCGGGACTGACCCTGCCCGTCTGGGTGGCGGCGGCGGCCCGTGCTGCGCTGCAGATCCTGTGTGGTGAGCCCTTCCAGGCCCGGCAGACCCTTCAGGTTCCTGACCGCTCGGATCCCTTGGTTGTGGCCGTCCAGTCCGGCGCTCCTCTACGACCCGGCCGTGACGCTTTGGCGATCAGTCGTTGTGATCCCGGTCCAGGGTTGGATCTGACCCGAGATCTCGAAATCTGGGTACGGGCTTCCTGGCGTGGGCAGTCGCAAGGCGCTGACTGGTTGGAGCTGATTCCAGGGGAGGGGGTCGGGCGCCTCGAGGGTGATCAGCAGCTTTGTATTTCCGATTTCGCCCGTCGCCTTCTGGAGCTGAATCTCCGGCCGTTGCTCCCGGAGGGTCATGGTCTGCGCCTGGATCTGATCCTTCCGGTCGGTCGCTCTCTAGCGGAGCGCACCAGCAATGCCGCTTTCGGGGTGGTGGATGGATTGGCCCTGATCGGGACCCAGGCCGAGGTGCAGGCCAGCGCCTCACCGGAGCAGCTCGCTCACACCCTGGACCAGCTCCGCGCCCTGACCCAGTCAGCGGGATTCAAGGGCGACCTGGTGCTTGTGATCGGTGAGAACGGCAGGGACCTGGCTCGTCGCAGCGGACTGGCGGATCAGGCTCCCGTGCTGAAGGCGGGCAATTGGATCGGTCCATTGCTCGTGGCGGCAGCGGAAGTCGGTGTGCAGAACCTGCTGTTGCTTGGCTACCACGGCAAATTGATCAAGCTGGCCGGTGGCATCTTTCACACCCATCACCATCTGGCGGATGGCCGGCTCGAGGTGCTCATGGCCCTCGCGATTGAGCAGGGCTGGCCCGCCGAGCGGGTGCGGCCTCTGTTGGAGCTCGCTTCCGTGGAGGCGGCTCTGCAGGAGTTGGACGCTTGGAATCGGGAACGCACAAGGGCGCTCTGGCAAGCGATCGCGGGCGCTGTCGAGACGCGCAGCCAGAGCTACCTCGCCCGTTACGGCTCCTGGCCTCTTGAGATCGGCGCGGTGCTCTTTGACCGCTCCCGCCGGCTTCGTTGGGCCGGCCCACGGGGCCTGGCTCTCTTGGAGTGCTGGGGTGTGGAGCTCGAAGACCCCCACTGACCCTTTCATTACGCTGAAGGGCACGACGGTCGATCCGTTCCGACCAACCTGCCGAGATGTCCCAGATCCAGCCCGATGGTCAGCGCAAGCCGGCCATCGTCATCCTTGATTTCGGTTCCCAGTATTCCGAGCTGATCGCCCGGCGCGTGCGCGAAACCGAGGTGTTCTCGGTGGTGATCGGCTACAGCACCACGGCTGAGGAGCTACGACAGCTGGCGCCGCAGGGGATCATCCTGAGCGGTGGCCCCAGCTCGGTGTATGCCGACGGGGCCCCCCTCTGCGATCCAGCGATCTGGGATCTGGGTATTCCGGTGCTCGGGGTCTGCTACGGCATGCAGCTGATGGTGCAGCAGCTGGGTGGTCGGGTGGTCGCGGCCACCGGCAAGGCTGAATACGGCAAGGCTCCTCTGGTGGTGGACGATCCCACAGATCTGCTCACCAACGTCGACGACGGTTCAACCATGTGGATGAGCCATGGGGATTCCGTGGAGGCATTGCCGCCGGGTTTCGTGCGTTTGGCCCACACCGCCAACACCCCGGAAGCTGCGGTGGCGAACCACAACCGCAGGCTCTACGGCGTGCAGTTTCACCCCGAGGTGGTGCATTCCACCTGCGGCATGGCTTTGATCCGCAATTTCGTCTATCACGTCTGCGGTTGTGAGCCCGACTGGACCACCGCTGCGTTCATCGATGAGGCCGTCGCCCTGGTGCGGGAGCAGGTGGGTGACAAGCGAGTGCTCTTGGCTCTTTCCGGTGGTGTCGATTCCTCCACCCTCGCCTTTTTGCTCAAGAAGGCGATCGGAGATCAGCTCACCTGCATGTTCATCGATCAGGGCTTCATGCGGAAGGGGGAGCCGGAGTTCCTGATGGACTTCTTCGATCGCAAGTTCAACATTCACGTCGAGTACATCAACGCCCGTAAGCGATTTCTCGACAAGCTCCATGGCATCACCGATCCGGAGGAGAAGCGCAAGATCATCGGCACGGAATTCATTCGGGTCTTTGAAGAGGAGAGCAGGCGGCTTGGACCCTTTGATTACCTCGCCCAGGGCACCCTCTACCCCGATGTGATCGAGAGCGCCGGCACCAACGTCGACCCCAAGACCGGGGAGCGGGTGGCGGTGAAGATCAAGAGCCATCACAACGTGGGCGGACTGCCCAAGGACCTTCAGTTCAAGCTGGTGGAACCCCTCCGCAAGTTGTTCAAGGACGAGGTGCGCAAGGTCGGCCGCAGTCTCGGGCTCCCGGAGGAGATCGTCCGTCGCCATCCATTCCCGGGCCCTGGTCTTGCGATTCGCATCCTTGGGGAGGTCACCAACGAGAAGCTCGATTGCCTGCGGGATGCCGATCTGATCGTGCGTGAGGAGATCAAGGAGGCCGGGCTGTATCACGAGATCTGGCAGGCCTTCGCTGTGCTGCTGCCGGTCCGTTCGGTGGGGGTGATGGGTGATAAGCGCACCTATGCCTGGCCGATCGTGCTCCGATGTGTCTCCAGCGAGGACGGCATGACCGCCGACTGGTCGCGACTACCGGCCGAGTTGCTGGAACGGATCTCCAACCGAATCGTCAATGAAGTGAAAGGGGTGAATCGGGTGGTGCTCGACATCACCAGCAAGCCGCCCGGAACGATTGAGTGGGAATGAGTGGTGGGGGCTGGTGATCGGCCCCGGCTGCCGATACCCTGAGCCCCCGGCCTAAAATGGTGTGACCGCTGCCCAACAGCAGGACCTGCAACTGCAGCGCCGACTGCAGCAGGACAGCATTCAGCTGGCAGGTAAGACGATCTACATCAATCCGTTCCTGTACTGGCGGCGTTTCGACAGCAACACCGACCGCTGGTTGCGGGAGCCCGGTCAGCTCAGTGAGGAGCAGATTCGACAGAACCGCAGTCGCTTCTACCCCGAGCTGGCCTGGGATCTTCTCGATGAGGAGTCGCTGCAGATCAAGGATGGTGCTGTGGAGATGTTCCTCAAGAGCCTGGAACTGATCAGCACTTTTCACCCTGAACTCACCTCCGGCCAGTTGCTGGAGGTCGAGCGCAAGATGGCGATCACCAAAAAGCGGTCCTTTGAGCGTTGGGTGGAGAAGTCCTATCGCCGTCGCTTCAAGCAGGAGGAGCGTGACCGGCGTCGTTTCGCCCGGGACCGCTTCCTGCGGGGCTGGCGGGAATGGTTGGTGCAGGAAACCACACGACAGGCGATGGTGCCGATGCTGGCTGTGATCGTGCTTGCCGCGGTTGGTGGCTGGACCTTTGGGGCTTCTCAGTCGAGTTGCCCCACGCTGGTGCTTCCTGCAGAGCAGACTGGAGGACGCTGAACGCGCCCTGGCCCATGGCCGACCCACGCCCCCTGGATGCTGTCCGGCTGACGTTGATGCAGGACGTGTTGCCGATTGGTTTGGCCCTGGTGGAACGGGTCCGCCGTGGGGGCGCTGCTGGCCTGGTGGAGACGTTGACCACATCGGCGGATCCTTTTCAGGATCTGCGCACCGAGGGAGAACCAGGAGCTCGTGAGCTTCGTGATCGACTGGATCAGGTGAGCCCGGGGCTTGGTAATCCGGTGATGCAGGTGTCGGTGGAGGTGGATCCTGTGGCACCGGAACCGGCCGCTGATGATCGGGCTGAATTACAGCGGGTGTTGACTCGCATTGATGATCAGCTGGCGCAACTGCGCGAGCTGATGGCCTCCTGAGGGGGCGCGGACGGCAGATCCCATGGCACGATCCGGCCTCGGCAATCGCAACAGCTCGCGTAGCAGCCAGTCGCGCAACAGCCAGTCGCGCAGCAGCGGCCTCAACCAGCAGCCCGTGGTGCTTCTAGGAGTGGTGCTGGTGTTCTGCGGCGCAATGCTGGCTCGCCTCACCTTGCTGCAGGTGTTCGAGGGGGCCCATTACCGGGAGCTGGCGGATGAGAACCGAATCCGCCTTGTGCCCCGTTCCCCGATCCGCGGACGTCTGCTCGATCGCGAGGGACGAGTTCTGGCGTCCAGCAAGCTCACCTATTCGCTTTACCTGGAGCCGCGGTTGGTGAGTGACCGCCAGTGGCCCGATCTGCGCGATCGCCTGGCGACATTGCTCAACCTTTCGGCTGCTGAGCTCGATCAGAGGCGTGGTCAGGGGGTGGATCGGGATGGCTACCGGATCACCCTGGGCACGGATCTGACTTCGGAGCAGGTGCTGCGTTTCCGCGAGCAGGCGCTTGGGTTGAAGGGGGCCCAGGTGGATGTGGACATCCTGCGCTCCTATCCCTACGGCACTCTGGCGGCCCATGCTCTCGGTTACACCCAGCCGATCACTGAGCAGGAATACAAACAGCTTTCCGACAAGGGCTACAAGATCCGTGATCGCATCGGACGCACCGGCGTCGAGGCCGCCTACGAACGTCAGCTGCGGGGCAAATGGGGTGGTCAGATGCTCGAGGTCAATGCCATGGGCGAGGTGCAGCGCAGCCTCGGCGATCGGCCGTCTGTGGCCGGCAAGGACCTCACGCTCACGCTGGATCTCGATCTTCAGAAGGTGGCGGAGCAGGCTTTGGCGGACAAACCAGGGGGAGCGATTGTGGCCATGGATCCCCGCACTGGCGCTGTGCTGGCTCTAGCCAGCAAACCCAATTTCGATCCCAACTTCTTTTCCAAGCTGGTCACCACCCAGAAGGAGTACGACGCTCTCTTCTCCAATCCGGCTAAACCGCTCCTGAGCAGGGCGATGAATCCGTATGACCCTGGCAGCACCTGGAAAGCGGTGACGGCTATGGCCGGGATGGAGTCCGGTAAGTTCCCCCCTGAAACGAAGTTGCAGACCGCTGCCTGCATCACCTACGGCGGTCACTGCTTTCCCGATCACAACGGAGCCGGGTTCGGCCTGATCGGTTATGCCGATGCCCTGCGCTTCTCGAGCAATACCTTCTTCTATCAGGTGGGTGTTGGGGCTGGTTCCAAGGCCCTGAAGAAGGCCGCCACCGCCCTTGGCTTTGGTGGCAAAAGTGGCATTGAGATCGGCTGGGAGGAGAGCGTTGGTCTTGTGGGTGATCAGGATTGGGCCGCGGCTGGCCGTGGCTGGGCGAAGCCAGGCACCACCCCCTGGATCCCGGAGGATATGGCCAGTGCGTCGATTGGGCAGTCGGTGGTGCAGATCACTCCTCTGCAGTTGGCGCGGGCCTACTCCGTGTTTGCCAATGGCGGTTGGCTGGTTACACCTCACCTGGCTGATCAGGGTCTCGACTGGACCAGTCCCTCCCGTCGCACCAAGGTGGCGATGAAACCCTCCACCCTCGCCAAGATTCGCGAAGGCCTGCGCAAGGTGGTCTCTGATGGCACGGGTGCCGGTTTGAACGGGCCTGGCATTCCTCCCGCTGGTGGCAAGACGGGAACAGCGGAAGACAGCACCGGCGGCCCGGACCACGCCTGGTTCGCCACCTATGCGCCCTATCCGGAAGGCCAGATCGTGATTGTGGCCTTCGCCCAGAACACCCCAGGTGGTGGCTCCGTCCATGCCCTTCCGATGGCCAAGAAGGTCATGGAGGTCTGGAACCGCAAGCGTGGGGCTAGGCCCTGATTCAGAGGGGTGTTGATCAGGCGGCGCTGATCTGATCGGCTTTGAGCACGCCCCGGTAGTAGGTGCGCAGTTGCTCGGTGGCACCGGCCCACCCCCAGCGCTCGGCTTCGCTGCGCGCGGAACGGCGCAGGGCTTGCCGTTCGAGATCGTTGCCAAGTAAGCGCTGGGTGGCGTTGATCAGGCTCGCGGCTCCACCGTCAGCGCCATCGGGCTCGTAGAGGCAGCCGTTGATGCCATCGCTGATGATGTCAGGGATGCCGCCACGGTTGGCACCCACCACCGGGCAACCGGCGGCCATCGCTTCCAGCAGCACGAGGCCGAGGGTTTCGGTGCTGGAGGGGAACAGGAAGGCGTCGCCGCTGGCGTAGGCGCTGGCCAGCTCTTCACCAGCCAGGTAGCCCACGAAGGTGGTGGCGGTTCCCTCGAAATGGCGTTCAAGCTGCTGGCGGTGGGGGCCATCGCCCACGAGGGCCAGGCGTGTATCCGGCAGGGCTTCCAGCACGGGCTTGATGCGCTCGATCTGCTTTTCTGCGGAAAGGCGACCCACGTAGAGCAACAGGGCGCCACGATCATCGTGTTCACCAAGCAGGCGGCGACGCATGTCGGCCTGACGCAGCTCCGGACGGAACAGATCCGTGTCGACCCCGCGCTGCCAGAGGGCGGTGTGTTGGATGCCCTTCTCACTCAGCTCTTTCACCATGGCGGTGGACGTGCAGAGGTTGAGTTCTGCTTGGTTGTGGGCGGCTTTGAGCAGTTCCCAGAGCAGGGGCTCGAGCATGCCCATGCCGTAGTGCTCGAGGTATTTGGGTAAGTGGGTGTGGTAACTAGCGATCAAGGGGATCGACTTGTTTTTTGCCAGCCAGATGCCTCCAAGCCCGAGCACAGCCGGATTCACCACGTGCACCAGATCCGGTTGGAAAGCGTCGATGGCTTCCGACACGGCAGGCCTGGGCAAGGCAAGCTTCAGCTCGGGGTACAGGGGCAGCGGCATGGCCGGCACTCCCATGACCCGAGCACCCATGTAGTGGCTGGGCGCTCCCTCCGGACAGAAGACCAGGACTTCATCGCCGGCATCCACCAGGTGTTTCACCGTTTTGGTCAGACGGGTCACGATCCCATCCACCTTCGGCAGAAACGTTTCGGTGAAAAAGGCGATCTTCACGGGTTAAACGGGCGTGCAGGGGGAACGTTCAGGCCTTGACCCCGATCGCTTCTGCCTGTTTGTTGGTCCAGGCTGACACGCAGGGGATGCGCTTGCGGTCGCAGCGGTCGGAGTAGCGGGTGGCAATCTCCACCACTTCCTTGAGCAGGCCGTCATCAAGGGTGGTGGGGTTCAGACCCAGCTCGATGAAGCAGCGGTTGTCCACGATCAGGTCGTTTTCCACGGCCTCGTTGCGAGGGTTAGGCAGGTGGTTGATCTCAGCGCCAGTCAGCGCGGCCACCTTCTTGGCTAATTCACCCACTTGATGGCTTTCGGTCATCTGGTTGAAGATCTTCACCCGTTCTCCCTTGGATGGAGGATTTTCGAGCGCCAGCTGCACACAGCGCACGGAGTCGCGGATGTGGATGAAGGCGCGGGTTTGGCCGCCGGTTCCGTGGACGGTGAGTGGGTAGCCGATGGCTGCCTGCATCAGGAAGCGGTTGAGCACCGTGCCGTAGTCGCCGTCGTAATCGAAGCGGTTGGTCAGACGTGGATCGCGGTCCGTTGCATCGGTGTTGGTGCCCCACACGATCCCCTGGTGGAGATCGGTGATTCGTACCAGATCGTTTTTGTTGTAGTAGAGGAAGAGCAGCTGATCGAGCGTCTTGGTCATGTGATAGACGCTGCCCGGGCTGGCGGGATGGAGGATTTCTTCCTCAAAGCGGCTGCCATCAGGTTGGGGCACCTCAACCTTGAGATATCCCTCGGGGATCGTGGCGCCCCGATGGGAGCCATAGCCGTAGACGCCCATGGTGCCGAGGTGCACCACATGGATATCCAGACCGCTCTCCACGATGGCGGCCAGCAGGTTGTGGGTGCCATTGACATTGTTGTCAACGGTGTAGCGCTTGGTAGCGCTGCTCTTCATGGAATAGGGAGCGGCCCGTTGTTCAGCGAAGTGCACCACGGAGTCGGGCTTTTCTTCGATCAGCAGATCGAGCAGCCGCTGATATTCATGGGCGATGTCCATGTGCACGAAGCGCATGGGCCTGCCGCCGGTCTCCTGCCAGGCCTGAAGGCGTACGCCGATGCTGGTGATTGGTGTGAGCGACTCGACTTCGAGATCGATGTCGATCTTGCGGCGGCTGAGGTTGTCGATGATCACGACCTCATGGCCCTGATCCGCCAGGTTCACAGCACACGGCCAGCCACAGAAGCCGTCACCGCCGAGAACGAGAACTTTCACCCCAAACTCCTGCTGAAGCGTGCGAGCCGCTGATCTGGGGCAAGCTACTACAGGCTTTTCAGCTGATGGCCACGGAGACCGCCATCAGGGCCACCACAAGCACGGCGCCGGCCATGATCAGCAGGCGGGAGGCATTGCTGCGGCTGGATGATTCAGCCATCACTTCCATTCGCGGTTCTTTTGCGAAGGCATTCAGGCGGCCGCCGTCTTCTTGGGTGACCTGCATGGCCAGGCATTGCATCTGAGCAGGAACCTATGGGCGCAGGCCTGTTCTGGTGCGCATCTGCCACGCAGCTTCATGGCCAGTGATCGTTCGTTACTTGACCTGGCCGGTGGTGGGTGAGCTCGCTGAGGCGTCCTGGCGCAGAGGCAGGCGTCCGGCTATGCGGGCCCATCGGCCTGCCTGCACGGCAGCAGCCATCGCTTCGGCCATGGTGGCGGGATCCCCCGCCAGGGCAATGGCGCTGTTCACGAGCACGGCATCGGCACCCATCTCAAGGGCCTGGGCCGCTTCGCTGGGTACACCGATTCCTGCATCCACCACGACAGGCACGCCAGCGTTTTCGATGATCAGGGCAATGTTGGCCGCATTGCGCAGCCCTTGGCCTGAGCCGATCGGTGAGCCAAGGGGCATCACCGTCGCGCATCCCACCGCCTCGAGTCGTCGGGCCAGCAACGGATCGGCATTGATGTAGGGGAGCACGGTGAAGCCCTCCTTCACCAGCTGCTCTGCGGCCTCGAGGGTTCCGAAGGGATCGGGCAGGAGGTGGCGGCTGTCGGGGATCACCTCCAGCTTCACAAAGTTGTTGTCTTCCTGGCCGGCAAGCTTGGCCAGCTCCCGGCCGAGGCGGGCAACCCGGACCGCTTCCTGGGCTGTGGTGCAGCCGGCGGTGTTCGGCAGCATCCAGATTCGAGACCAGTCGATCGCCTCCATCAGGCCGGCATGGCCTTCGGCTACGGCCTGCACCCGACGCACCGCGACGGTGACCATGTCACAGCTTGAGCGCTCGAGACTGGCCTGCATCGTGGCCAGATCCGGGTATTTGCCCGTCCCGGTGAACAGACGGCTCCTGAAGGCGCGGCCTCCAATCAAGAGCGGGTCGTCGTTCAGCTTTGGCTTGACGGGCTGTGGGGTCGGATCCATGGGCTTGCGGCGGATTGGTGTGAGAACCGGATCAGGGAGCGTTCCCATCGGATCGGATGGCTCTACCGTGCGCCCATCATCCATTTCTATGCATGCCGATTCCAGTCGCCGTGGATCTGCCGGTAGAGACTCCGGTGGTCTTTGAGAACCAGCTGCCCCTGGATGCCTCCCAGCTGGCTTTGCCAATGGTGCTTGAGGGGTCTGTCGAGAATTTCGATCCGATCGCCCGTGCAGCCTCCCTGGCAGCCGCGATGCCCCGCCAGTGGTGCGGCTCTTACCGCTCCTTTGAGGGCGGCGGAAAGCTGCCGGTGCAGGTGACGCTGGCCAGTGTGCAGCCCTTCGGTCAGATGGTGGCGGTGCGTGGCGACATGCGGATCGGCGAGGTG
Proteins encoded:
- a CDS encoding thiazole synthase, translating into MDPTPQPVKPKLNDDPLLIGGRAFRSRLFTGTGKYPDLATMQASLERSSCDMVTVAVRRVQAVAEGHAGLMEAIDWSRIWMLPNTAGCTTAQEAVRVARLGRELAKLAGQEDNNFVKLEVIPDSRHLLPDPFGTLEAAEQLVKEGFTVLPYINADPLLARRLEAVGCATVMPLGSPIGSGQGLRNAANIALIIENAGVPVVVDAGIGVPSEAAQALEMGADAVLVNSAIALAGDPATMAEAMAAAVQAGRWARIAGRLPLRQDASASSPTTGQVK
- the guaA gene encoding glutamine-hydrolyzing GMP synthase, whose protein sequence is MSQIQPDGQRKPAIVILDFGSQYSELIARRVRETEVFSVVIGYSTTAEELRQLAPQGIILSGGPSSVYADGAPLCDPAIWDLGIPVLGVCYGMQLMVQQLGGRVVAATGKAEYGKAPLVVDDPTDLLTNVDDGSTMWMSHGDSVEALPPGFVRLAHTANTPEAAVANHNRRLYGVQFHPEVVHSTCGMALIRNFVYHVCGCEPDWTTAAFIDEAVALVREQVGDKRVLLALSGGVDSSTLAFLLKKAIGDQLTCMFIDQGFMRKGEPEFLMDFFDRKFNIHVEYINARKRFLDKLHGITDPEEKRKIIGTEFIRVFEEESRRLGPFDYLAQGTLYPDVIESAGTNVDPKTGERVAVKIKSHHNVGGLPKDLQFKLVEPLRKLFKDEVRKVGRSLGLPEEIVRRHPFPGPGLAIRILGEVTNEKLDCLRDADLIVREEIKEAGLYHEIWQAFAVLLPVRSVGVMGDKRTYAWPIVLRCVSSEDGMTADWSRLPAELLERISNRIVNEVKGVNRVVLDITSKPPGTIEWE
- the cbiD gene encoding cobalt-precorrin-5B (C(1))-methyltransferase CbiD; its protein translation is MAETFPRDQSGLTLPVWVAAAARAALQILCGEPFQARQTLQVPDRSDPLVVAVQSGAPLRPGRDALAISRCDPGPGLDLTRDLEIWVRASWRGQSQGADWLELIPGEGVGRLEGDQQLCISDFARRLLELNLRPLLPEGHGLRLDLILPVGRSLAERTSNAAFGVVDGLALIGTQAEVQASASPEQLAHTLDQLRALTQSAGFKGDLVLVIGENGRDLARRSGLADQAPVLKAGNWIGPLLVAAAEVGVQNLLLLGYHGKLIKLAGGIFHTHHHLADGRLEVLMALAIEQGWPAERVRPLLELASVEAALQELDAWNRERTRALWQAIAGAVETRSQSYLARYGSWPLEIGAVLFDRSRRLRWAGPRGLALLECWGVELEDPH
- a CDS encoding NAD-dependent epimerase/dehydratase family protein, with amino-acid sequence MKVLVLGGDGFCGWPCAVNLADQGHEVVIIDNLSRRKIDIDLEVESLTPITSIGVRLQAWQETGGRPMRFVHMDIAHEYQRLLDLLIEEKPDSVVHFAEQRAAPYSMKSSATKRYTVDNNVNGTHNLLAAIVESGLDIHVVHLGTMGVYGYGSHRGATIPEGYLKVEVPQPDGSRFEEEILHPASPGSVYHMTKTLDQLLFLYYNKNDLVRITDLHQGIVWGTNTDATDRDPRLTNRFDYDGDYGTVLNRFLMQAAIGYPLTVHGTGGQTRAFIHIRDSVRCVQLALENPPSKGERVKIFNQMTESHQVGELAKKVAALTGAEINHLPNPRNEAVENDLIVDNRCFIELGLNPTTLDDGLLKEVVEIATRYSDRCDRKRIPCVSAWTNKQAEAIGVKA
- the mrdA gene encoding penicillin-binding protein 2; protein product: MARSGLGNRNSSRSSQSRNSQSRSSGLNQQPVVLLGVVLVFCGAMLARLTLLQVFEGAHYRELADENRIRLVPRSPIRGRLLDREGRVLASSKLTYSLYLEPRLVSDRQWPDLRDRLATLLNLSAAELDQRRGQGVDRDGYRITLGTDLTSEQVLRFREQALGLKGAQVDVDILRSYPYGTLAAHALGYTQPITEQEYKQLSDKGYKIRDRIGRTGVEAAYERQLRGKWGGQMLEVNAMGEVQRSLGDRPSVAGKDLTLTLDLDLQKVAEQALADKPGGAIVAMDPRTGAVLALASKPNFDPNFFSKLVTTQKEYDALFSNPAKPLLSRAMNPYDPGSTWKAVTAMAGMESGKFPPETKLQTAACITYGGHCFPDHNGAGFGLIGYADALRFSSNTFFYQVGVGAGSKALKKAATALGFGGKSGIEIGWEESVGLVGDQDWAAAGRGWAKPGTTPWIPEDMASASIGQSVVQITPLQLARAYSVFANGGWLVTPHLADQGLDWTSPSRRTKVAMKPSTLAKIREGLRKVVSDGTGAGLNGPGIPPAGGKTGTAEDSTGGPDHAWFATYAPYPEGQIVIVAFAQNTPGGGSVHALPMAKKVMEVWNRKRGARP
- the psb34 gene encoding photosystem II assembly protein Psb34, whose protein sequence is MQVTQEDGGRLNAFAKEPRMEVMAESSSRSNASRLLIMAGAVLVVALMAVSVAIS
- a CDS encoding glycosyltransferase family 1 protein produces the protein MKIAFFTETFLPKVDGIVTRLTKTVKHLVDAGDEVLVFCPEGAPSHYMGARVMGVPAMPLPLYPELKLALPRPAVSEAIDAFQPDLVHVVNPAVLGLGGIWLAKNKSIPLIASYHTHLPKYLEHYGMGMLEPLLWELLKAAHNQAELNLCTSTAMVKELSEKGIQHTALWQRGVDTDLFRPELRQADMRRRLLGEHDDRGALLLYVGRLSAEKQIERIKPVLEALPDTRLALVGDGPHRQQLERHFEGTATTFVGYLAGEELASAYASGDAFLFPSSTETLGLVLLEAMAAGCPVVGANRGGIPDIISDGINGCLYEPDGADGGAASLINATQRLLGNDLERQALRRSARSEAERWGWAGATEQLRTYYRGVLKADQISAA